The Cellulomonas wangleii genome includes a region encoding these proteins:
- a CDS encoding RNA polymerase-binding protein RbpA, whose product MANRSLRGMRIGSHSMETEEGVDFAPRLQAHYDCPNGHTIILPFSVEADVPVVWECRCGAEALLRDAAQPEAKAGKPPRTHWDMLLERRTVNELQELLDERLGLLRAGKLRRSA is encoded by the coding sequence ATGGCCAACAGGTCCCTGCGCGGCATGCGCATCGGGTCCCACAGCATGGAGACCGAGGAGGGCGTCGACTTCGCCCCTCGGCTCCAGGCGCACTACGACTGCCCCAACGGCCACACCATCATCCTGCCGTTCTCCGTCGAGGCGGACGTGCCGGTGGTCTGGGAGTGCCGCTGCGGTGCCGAGGCTCTGCTGCGCGACGCGGCGCAGCCCGAGGCCAAGGCCGGCAAGCCCCCGCGCACGCACTGGGACATGCTCCTCGAGCGGCGCACGGTGAACGAGCTGCAGGAGCTGCTCGACGAGCGCCTCGGCCTGCTGCGCGCGGGCAAGCTGCGCCGCAGCGCCTGA